A segment of the Luteolibacter sp. Y139 genome:
CACTGACGGTGAGGATCGAGGCCAGGCTGGCGAAACCAAGGAGGGCGGATTGGGAAAGTTTCATATCAGCGGAAAATTTTTGTTAGAGAATCGATTGAACGGAATGGGGAGGAATCAGGGATTGGTCACGCTGGCGCGGTAGAAGCCGTGCGGCAGGGCGACGCGGGCAGGATCGGTATCGACCCAGTTGAGCGGCGTGGCACCAGCTCCCGAAAGGTGCACGTAGACTTCTTGCCAAGCGCCCGACAGGTTGGCGCTGTATTCGATGGTGTACTTCCGCGAAGCGATCGTCGGAAAACCGAAGGTCCGTGAAGTCCCAGGCACCACCACCGGAGCCGGGATTTTGAAGAACGACGTGGGATTGTTCGGATCGGTTCCAGCAAGCGCCTCATCGCCATTGTTGAAGCCGTCGTGATCGTCGTCCGCCAGGGGATTGGTGCCTGCACGGGTGAAGCTCACGACGCCGGACGTGGTGATGGAGAAGTAGCCGAGATAAGTCACCGTTCCGGGATCGGAGAGCGAAGCTCCTGCAATCTTCCGGTGGACGTAGAGATCGAGCGCCGAAGTGGCCGCGCCGGTGGCGAAGCTCTTTTCGACCGATGAGGTCCAAACGCCGAAGTCCGGACGACCTTCCGAAGCGACCTGCCAGCGGTAGCTGATATTTCCGTCCACCGAGGCCAACTGGAAGCCCCCGCGGGAGTTCGAAGCGGAGCCTGAGACACCCACGGTCGAGGTCAGCACGTTGTAGCCACTGACGATGACTGAACCGATCTCACTGGAGGCCGTATTCTGGACCGCACCGGTACGGGCACCCCATGGGGTGCTCTGCTGGGCGATCGAGGGACGCGGCCGAGTGATGTAAACGGCATCGTTGTCGTTGGCGTTCCGGGTGAAGCCGGCCCAGACGACCTGGCTGCGTTCGTACCAATGCTTCAGCGTCTGGGTTTCTTCGTCGAATAGATCGAAGGCATCGAGATCGCCGCCGAGAGCGCCGATGGTCGCGACCGCAGTGGTGGAGTTGGCGGCAGCAGACTCGAACTGGGAAACCGCTCCCACGTTCACGAGGTAAGAGCCGATGGAGGAGTTCGAGGTATCCCGGAAGGCAAGCAGCACGTTGCCCTGCGCCGCCTGGACGACTTGGGCCGCGTTCGCCACCGGGGCGAGAATCCCGGCAACCAGCGCCGGGACCGCAAAGTGGAGAAGATTTGGAAAGGCGAATTTCATGGTATAGAATAGAAGCGGAGAGAATGACTCACGAGGGGAGCCGAGCCGGACGGGCTCAGACGAGGGACCATCGTCAACGACAGCCCGGCAGAAGCGGGCACCAGATGACGAATGCGCGAGGACTCAGCGACAACAGGAGGCCGCGAAAAGGGCGACACGACCGGACCGCGAGGAGGAGAGCTTGGGATGGTTCATGCTTGGAATCGTTGGTTCAGCGGGGTTTCCAAGACGCTTTCAGACCCCAACCGGGCGACGAACGACGTCGGACGGGAGGATAAAATGTCTCGGCTTGGCTTCAGGAACTCCGGACTCCGCGGTTGAACGGTCATCCATTCCCGAAATGCTGGCTCCCCTGGAAAGGGGTCACCGTCGATTCCCATCGCCCTCGGTGCGGGTAAACGGGGCGGCCTGACGACCGCGGGCGGAATTCATACCACTAGGGGTGGGTTTGCAAGGCCTTTTTTCGGAGCGGTGCGATTTGCCGCCCATACCCTCCTGCCCGCAGGCTCATTTGACCCCGAACGCGGCCAGCACATCGGCCGCCGCCTTTGCGCCCAGAAGCTTCCCGGCACGCTCGCGATGGGTCTCCCCTTCCTTGCCCGGCTCGATCCGCTTCTGCTCCAGCTTCGCGACCACGGCTGGCACCTTCTCCGCATCGTCGGTGGCACTCCGCGTCAGACGACGGACACAGGTCTTGCCGTCGAAATAGTAACGATCCTCCGTCCGGGTATCGACGGTCTTGGGTTTCTCATCTGTCGAATCCGGGTGGAATCTCCAGTAGCTCGTCACCACATAGACGAAGAAAAGCGCCCCATCCTTGAAGTAGTACTGCTCGTCGATCCCGACGTGCTCGCCTCCGTAGGAGACGACGAGGGTCTGCCAGCCGCCGTCAAAATCACGGACGGTGAGATCACCACTCATGGGCTCGCTCTCCGCTTCGAAGGCGATCTTCCGCTCGGTGGCTGCCTTGGATTTCTGGACGGTGTCGTACCACTTCCGGATTTCCGCCACCCGCTCGTCCGGGCCGGCAAAAGCGGTGGCAGCGAGACCAAGGACAACGAGAAACGTCAAGCACCCCTTCATGAGGAGAATATGGACACCTCTTCGCCAGACGGCAACCGCCTCACGAGCCAATCGGATGCCACACGGTCTTCGCCTCCACGAAGTCGCGGATGGCGTAGGGACTGTCGTGCTTGTCGGAATACCAGTCGCTCTTCAGGTCGTGGAGCTTCACCCGCTTCACACTTTCGGCAGCGCCCTGCTGCAGAGTGACAGCCTCCGCCTGCGATGCCACCGCCGCAACCGCGCGCAGGTGCTCGTGGGTGGCAAAGGTGGAAAGCATGTCCTTCCGCTCCCCGGTGAGCAGATTGACCACGCCGCCCGGGAGGTCACTGGTCGCGAGCATCTCGCCGAGCAAGATGGAGGCGTAAGGCGCAGACTGCGAAGCAAGCGCCACGACGCTGTTGCCACCGGTGATGGCGGGCAGGATCAAAGTCATCAGCGCGAGCAAAGGCGCTTCCTCGGGTG
Coding sequences within it:
- a CDS encoding thrombospondin type 3 repeat-containing protein, with the protein product MKFAFPNLLHFAVPALVAGILAPVANAAQVVQAAQGNVLLAFRDTSNSSIGSYLVNVGAVSQFESAAANSTTAVATIGALGGDLDAFDLFDEETQTLKHWYERSQVVWAGFTRNANDNDAVYITRPRPSIAQQSTPWGARTGAVQNTASSEIGSVIVSGYNVLTSTVGVSGSASNSRGGFQLASVDGNISYRWQVASEGRPDFGVWTSSVEKSFATGAATSALDLYVHRKIAGASLSDPGTVTYLGYFSITTSGVVSFTRAGTNPLADDDHDGFNNGDEALAGTDPNNPTSFFKIPAPVVVPGTSRTFGFPTIASRKYTIEYSANLSGAWQEVYVHLSGAGATPLNWVDTDPARVALPHGFYRASVTNP